The Pontibacter pudoricolor genome contains a region encoding:
- a CDS encoding carboxymuconolactone decarboxylase family protein, which yields MLTATQETKTDLLRDLGLSDDSTFTALEKLTETESRYLRDLRVNLKSALAGETLTLKEAYLLALSAAANEENDVLSKAFEEKAIENGADQGEVAEAIACASLLATNNILYRFRHFANKDVYEQQPARVKMNIMMKPVLGKEFFELMSLAVSAINGCERCITSHEASIMQLGTTEPRIFDAIRVAAVVVGLSKILR from the coding sequence ATGCTAACTGCAACACAAGAAACTAAAACAGACCTGCTGCGTGATTTAGGTCTATCAGATGACAGCACTTTTACTGCCCTGGAAAAGCTGACTGAAACTGAATCGCGTTATCTCCGCGACCTGCGCGTGAACCTGAAATCGGCTTTAGCCGGCGAAACCTTAACTCTGAAAGAAGCTTACTTACTGGCTCTTTCGGCAGCCGCCAACGAAGAGAACGATGTGCTAAGCAAAGCTTTTGAAGAGAAAGCTATAGAAAATGGTGCCGACCAGGGCGAAGTAGCCGAAGCCATTGCCTGCGCTTCTTTGCTGGCTACTAACAACATACTTTACCGTTTCCGCCACTTTGCTAACAAGGATGTGTATGAACAGCAGCCTGCCCGTGTTAAAATGAACATTATGATGAAGCCTGTGCTTGGCAAAGAGTTTTTCGAGCTGATGAGCCTGGCAGTTTCAGCGATTAACGGGTGCGAACGCTGCATCACTTCACACGAAGCTTCTATCATGCAACTGGGCACTACCGAGCCACGCATTTTCGATGCGATTCGTGTAGCCGCTGTGGTGGTTGGTTTGAGCAAGATCCTACGCTAG
- a CDS encoding DUF1684 domain-containing protein, whose translation MQRPVKLVIFAGIVLVLLYFINETFLSEENYTKPLLKEREDKDLSFRSRTNSPFTEEDRRDFKNLVYYEPNVAYRVTARLEDLPKQDTLLMPLTNGSYEPYLRYAIANFELEGQPQRLTLYKKLAKEEKDQWFVPFTDKTNGFETYGGGRYLDIPYKEDAKTVVLDFNRAYTPFCAFNPEYVCPVPPKDNRLTVSIPAGEKTYEKKE comes from the coding sequence ATGCAACGCCCAGTTAAGCTTGTAATTTTTGCCGGTATCGTGCTGGTACTTTTATACTTTATAAACGAGACCTTCCTGAGTGAAGAAAACTATACCAAACCACTTTTAAAGGAGCGCGAAGACAAAGACCTGTCGTTCAGGAGCCGTACGAATAGCCCGTTTACTGAAGAAGACCGCCGGGATTTTAAAAACCTGGTATACTACGAGCCCAATGTGGCTTACCGGGTTACTGCCAGATTAGAAGACCTGCCAAAACAGGACACGCTGCTGATGCCATTAACTAACGGTAGTTATGAACCCTACCTGCGCTACGCCATCGCAAATTTCGAATTAGAGGGTCAACCCCAGCGCCTGACTTTGTATAAAAAACTGGCGAAAGAAGAAAAAGACCAATGGTTTGTTCCCTTCACAGATAAAACCAACGGCTTCGAAACCTACGGTGGTGGTCGTTACTTAGATATACCTTATAAAGAAGACGCCAAAACGGTAGTGCTTGATTTTAACCGCGCTTATACTCCGTTCTGTGCCTTCAACCCTGAATACGTTTGCCCGGTGCCACCTAAAGACAATCGCCTGACCGTTTCCATACCGGCAGGAGAAAAGACCTACGAGAAGAAGGAGTAA
- the sucD gene encoding succinate--CoA ligase subunit alpha: protein MSVLVNKDSKVIVQGFTGSEGSFHASQMIEYGTNVVGGVTPGKGGNNHLDLPVFNTVEEAVKRTGADVSIIFVPPAFAADAIMEAADAGIKVIVCITEGIPVKDMVAAKNYIKSKNVTLIGPNCPGVITPGEAKVGIMPGFVFKPGRIGIVSKSGTLTYEAADQIVKAGLGVSTAIGIGGDPIIGTPTKDAVQLLMEDPETDAIVMIGEIGGNYEAMAAQYISETGNKKPVVGFIAGQTAPAGRRMGHAGAIVGGADDTAAAKMKIMRENGIHVVESPAEIGEAMVAALQQAGITA from the coding sequence ATGAGTGTTTTAGTAAATAAAGATTCGAAAGTGATCGTGCAGGGCTTCACAGGTTCTGAAGGTTCTTTCCACGCATCGCAGATGATAGAGTACGGTACTAACGTTGTTGGTGGCGTTACTCCGGGCAAAGGTGGCAACAACCACTTAGACCTGCCGGTTTTTAACACGGTAGAAGAAGCTGTAAAAAGAACAGGTGCTGATGTATCTATCATTTTCGTGCCGCCGGCTTTTGCTGCTGATGCCATTATGGAAGCTGCTGATGCTGGTATTAAAGTGATCGTGTGTATCACAGAAGGTATTCCTGTAAAAGACATGGTAGCTGCTAAAAACTACATCAAGTCTAAAAATGTAACGCTTATCGGACCAAACTGCCCGGGTGTAATTACGCCAGGCGAAGCGAAGGTTGGTATCATGCCAGGTTTCGTGTTCAAGCCAGGCCGTATCGGTATCGTTTCTAAATCTGGTACGCTTACCTACGAAGCTGCTGACCAGATCGTGAAGGCCGGCTTAGGTGTTTCTACTGCTATCGGTATCGGTGGTGACCCGATTATTGGTACGCCTACAAAAGATGCAGTTCAGTTACTGATGGAAGATCCTGAGACGGATGCTATCGTGATGATCGGTGAGATTGGTGGTAACTACGAGGCTATGGCTGCGCAGTACATCAGCGAAACCGGTAACAAAAAGCCGGTAGTTGGTTTCATTGCCGGACAGACTGCTCCAGCTGGTCGCAGAATGGGTCATGCGGGTGCTATAGTTGGCGGCGCCGATGATACAGCTGCTGCTAAAATGAAGATCATGCGCGAGAATGGCATTCACGTAGTGGAGTCTCCTGCTGAGATCGGTGAAGCGATGGTTGCTGCTCTTCAGCAAGCCGGCATCACAGCTTAA
- a CDS encoding response regulator, producing MKKLSGILLIDDDETTNFLNQRLLDRMQVTEHIHTFVNGKQAFDYLYNVSNNNYDPSNAGYFKPELIFLDINMPVMDGFELLELYNRLDAEFRKGIVMVVLTTSTHPQDTDAVNKYAAEYITKPLTADKLDKLMRKYFPSKQTDKV from the coding sequence ATGAAAAAACTCTCTGGCATACTGCTCATTGATGACGATGAGACCACAAACTTTCTGAACCAGCGCCTGCTGGACAGGATGCAGGTGACCGAGCACATTCATACCTTCGTTAACGGGAAACAAGCTTTCGATTATCTTTACAACGTAAGCAACAATAACTACGACCCGAGTAACGCCGGTTACTTTAAGCCTGAACTGATATTCCTGGATATTAACATGCCGGTAATGGATGGTTTCGAACTGCTGGAACTATACAATCGTCTTGATGCCGAATTTAGAAAAGGTATAGTGATGGTGGTGCTGACAACTTCCACGCACCCACAGGATACCGATGCGGTTAATAAATATGCTGCGGAGTATATAACCAAGCCACTGACCGCCGACAAGCTGGATAAACTGATGCGGAAATACTTCCCGAGTAAGCAAACCGACAAAGTATAA
- a CDS encoding hydrogen peroxide-inducible genes activator — protein sequence MTLVQLEYLIAVDTYRHFATAAENCFVTQPTLSMQLQKLEEELGVQLFDRSRVPVRPTEVGKEIIAQARIVLAESKKIQEIVQNQKQELSGELRIGVIPTLAPYLMPLFITNFLEKYPQVRVVVQELLTNEIVEKLNHEQLDVGLLVTPLEIKTIKELPLFYEAFMVYVNPKHALAKQTEIDPAELLPDDLWVLNEGHCFRSQVLNICNRGGKLGGSEGANLDYRSGSLETLKRIVETQHGLTLLPELSVLEMPEDKKRLVRPFKEPKPLREVSLVVHKSFLKKKLIEALQQEIIASIPATIANRKKQQVIGIS from the coding sequence ATGACCCTTGTACAACTTGAATACCTGATAGCGGTGGATACGTACCGGCATTTTGCTACTGCCGCAGAGAATTGCTTTGTAACTCAGCCAACCCTGAGCATGCAATTGCAGAAGCTGGAAGAAGAATTGGGCGTACAGTTGTTTGACAGGAGCCGGGTGCCGGTACGGCCCACAGAAGTAGGGAAGGAGATAATTGCGCAGGCACGCATCGTACTTGCCGAATCAAAGAAGATACAGGAGATCGTACAGAACCAGAAACAGGAGCTGAGTGGTGAGCTTAGAATTGGCGTAATACCTACACTTGCACCTTACCTGATGCCGCTTTTTATTACAAACTTCCTGGAAAAATATCCGCAGGTAAGAGTGGTGGTGCAGGAACTGCTGACAAATGAAATTGTGGAGAAACTGAACCATGAGCAGCTGGATGTTGGCCTGCTGGTTACGCCTTTGGAAATTAAAACTATAAAAGAACTGCCCCTGTTTTACGAAGCGTTTATGGTGTATGTAAATCCGAAACATGCACTCGCAAAGCAAACCGAAATAGACCCTGCAGAACTGTTACCAGATGACCTGTGGGTTCTGAACGAAGGCCACTGTTTCCGGAGCCAGGTGCTTAATATCTGTAACCGTGGTGGAAAACTTGGAGGATCAGAAGGCGCAAACCTTGACTATAGAAGCGGCTCCCTGGAAACACTGAAACGCATTGTAGAAACGCAGCACGGCCTGACGTTATTACCTGAACTATCAGTTTTGGAAATGCCTGAAGATAAAAAGCGACTGGTACGACCATTTAAAGAACCCAAACCCTTGCGCGAAGTAAGCCTGGTGGTGCATAAAAGTTTCCTGAAAAAGAAGTTAATCGAAGCCCTGCAACAGGAGATTATAGCTTCCATTCCCGCAACTATAGCTAACCGCAAAAAGCAGCAGGTGATAGGAATAAGTTAA
- the rny gene encoding ribonuclease Y, whose protein sequence is MSDILLILITAIVALAVGVYIGRLLLQKVYKQQEVAARQKAKAIIREAEINAEAIKKDRMLEAKEKFLKLRSEFEEESNKKKNIIIQNENKVKQREQHVTKQMEDNKRRENELNKEKEALNLQLEHLHKRKEEVENQHKEVVAQLEKIAGLTASEAREQLVDALKSEATTQASSHIKDIVAQAKLTATKEAKKIVIETIQRTAAEHAIENCVSVFNIESDDIKGKIIGREGRNIRALEAATGVEIIVDDTPEAIIISGFDPVRREIARLSLHRLVADGRIHPARIEEVVTKTRKNIEEEIIEIGERTAIDLGIHGLHPELIKMVGRMRFRSSYGQNLLQHSREVANLCATMAAELGLNVKHAKRAGLLHDIGKVTPDEPELPHAIIGMELAKKYKEHPDICNAIGAHHDEIEMTAMISPLIQACDAISGSRPGARREIMESYIKRLKDLEAAAISFEGVNQCYAIQAGRELRIMVDADNVTDEKAAQLSFDISQKIEKEMQYPGQIKITVIREMRAISYAK, encoded by the coding sequence ATGTCCGATATTCTATTAATCTTAATCACCGCCATTGTGGCGCTCGCTGTGGGCGTGTACATTGGGCGATTGCTGCTGCAAAAGGTATACAAGCAGCAGGAAGTAGCCGCCCGCCAAAAGGCAAAAGCTATTATCCGTGAGGCGGAGATCAACGCCGAAGCCATCAAAAAAGACCGCATGCTGGAAGCTAAGGAGAAATTCCTGAAGCTTAGATCTGAGTTTGAAGAAGAATCAAACAAGAAAAAGAACATTATCATCCAGAACGAGAACAAGGTAAAGCAGCGCGAGCAGCATGTTACCAAGCAGATGGAGGATAACAAGCGCCGCGAGAACGAACTGAACAAAGAGAAAGAAGCCCTTAATCTACAGTTAGAGCACCTGCACAAGCGCAAAGAAGAAGTAGAGAACCAGCACAAAGAAGTTGTAGCGCAACTTGAGAAAATTGCCGGCCTTACTGCATCTGAAGCACGTGAACAGTTAGTGGATGCCCTGAAAAGCGAAGCTACTACACAGGCCTCATCACACATTAAAGACATTGTAGCGCAGGCTAAACTTACCGCTACTAAAGAAGCCAAGAAGATCGTTATTGAAACGATACAGCGCACGGCAGCAGAGCATGCTATCGAAAACTGCGTTTCGGTATTCAACATAGAGAGCGACGATATTAAAGGTAAGATCATTGGTCGTGAAGGACGTAACATACGTGCCCTTGAAGCTGCCACTGGCGTTGAAATTATAGTTGACGATACCCCGGAAGCCATCATTATTTCTGGTTTCGACCCGGTTCGCCGTGAAATTGCCCGTCTGTCACTTCACCGTCTGGTTGCAGATGGTCGTATTCACCCGGCCCGAATTGAAGAGGTAGTTACCAAGACCCGCAAGAATATTGAAGAAGAGATCATAGAGATTGGTGAGCGTACTGCAATTGACCTTGGTATTCATGGGTTACACCCTGAGTTGATCAAAATGGTGGGACGTATGCGCTTCCGTTCGTCTTATGGACAGAACCTGTTACAGCACTCACGCGAAGTAGCAAACCTTTGCGCCACCATGGCAGCTGAGCTTGGCCTGAACGTGAAACATGCCAAACGTGCCGGTTTACTACACGATATTGGTAAAGTAACGCCAGACGAGCCGGAATTGCCACACGCGATCATCGGTATGGAACTTGCCAAGAAATACAAGGAGCATCCGGATATCTGTAACGCCATTGGTGCTCACCACGACGAGATCGAAATGACCGCGATGATCTCTCCACTGATCCAGGCATGTGATGCTATTTCCGGTTCAAGACCGGGCGCCCGCCGCGAGATCATGGAATCGTACATCAAGCGTCTGAAAGACCTGGAAGCAGCAGCTATCTCTTTTGAAGGTGTGAACCAGTGTTATGCCATTCAGGCTGGACGTGAGCTCCGCATTATGGTGGATGCTGATAATGTAACGGACGAAAAAGCAGCCCAGCTGTCGTTTGATATTTCGCAGAAGATCGAAAAGGAAATGCAATATCCTGGTCAGATCAAGATCACGGTTATCCGCGAAATGAGAGCGATCAGTTACGCCAAATAG
- a CDS encoding sulfite exporter TauE/SafE family protein gives MEELLIFFIGILVSGFGTVIGFGGGVFMVPILIIFFGYNIEIAIGSTMAALVPASFIASVFNLRDKTIDYLVGTLIQIPAIVGTVLGAFMVAFLPVFKLQLIFALFVIAVGFAMVIPTKQGATSHGGMMYRMRRVPTTFIRKNKAKHLAYRLNGGVVSTMGFASGIMAGLFGIGGGFVQTPMMIKLFRIPPQIATSTSLFILVITSFTGFITHFLLGNVLWSRCLPLIAAFALGALGGNLYKQTRGKISHMEKLIGIGLFLAGIGVLLNLAIKSEAGVGFSF, from the coding sequence ATGGAGGAATTACTCATCTTCTTTATTGGAATACTTGTCAGCGGATTCGGTACTGTTATCGGGTTTGGTGGCGGGGTGTTTATGGTGCCGATACTCATCATCTTTTTCGGGTATAACATCGAGATCGCGATCGGGTCAACTATGGCTGCGCTGGTTCCGGCTTCGTTCATCGCCTCCGTATTTAACCTGCGTGATAAAACGATAGATTACCTGGTTGGTACCTTAATTCAAATCCCGGCTATAGTTGGCACTGTGCTGGGCGCGTTTATGGTTGCTTTTCTGCCGGTGTTTAAGTTGCAGCTTATTTTTGCACTTTTTGTGATTGCCGTCGGGTTTGCCATGGTTATCCCAACAAAACAAGGAGCTACCAGCCACGGCGGCATGATGTACCGTATGCGCCGTGTACCAACAACATTTATCCGTAAGAATAAAGCAAAGCATCTGGCTTACAGGTTAAATGGCGGAGTGGTTTCTACAATGGGTTTTGCATCCGGCATAATGGCTGGCCTGTTTGGCATTGGTGGCGGTTTTGTGCAAACGCCCATGATGATCAAGCTTTTCAGGATACCTCCGCAGATCGCCACATCCACTTCCCTGTTCATACTTGTTATTACCAGTTTTACAGGTTTTATTACGCACTTTTTACTGGGCAATGTGCTCTGGAGCCGCTGCCTGCCCCTGATAGCTGCTTTTGCACTTGGCGCCCTTGGCGGTAACCTGTACAAACAAACGCGCGGCAAAATCAGCCACATGGAAAAGCTTATCGGGATCGGGCTTTTTCTGGCGGGGATTGGTGTGCTTCTTAACCTGGCAATAAAGTCTGAAGCTGGTGTAGGGTTCTCGTTTTAG
- a CDS encoding Dps family protein, which yields MTKLTNIGLHKEDSKQIADKLNELLANYHLYYQNLRGFHWNIKGENFFQLHAKFEELYNTALTRIDAIAERILTVGQQPLHTFSDYLRVSTIKEAVNLSSDKDTISTTHQNLTAILNLEREIMSLAAETGDEGTISLLSEDINENEKTLWMLNAFLS from the coding sequence ATGACGAAGCTAACGAATATAGGATTGCACAAAGAAGACTCGAAACAGATAGCTGACAAGCTGAATGAATTACTGGCCAATTATCATTTGTATTACCAGAACCTGCGCGGTTTCCACTGGAACATCAAGGGGGAGAACTTTTTCCAGTTGCATGCCAAGTTCGAGGAACTATACAACACCGCTTTAACGCGCATTGATGCCATTGCAGAGCGCATTTTAACGGTAGGCCAGCAACCGCTGCACACTTTCTCTGATTACCTGCGCGTGTCAACTATAAAAGAGGCTGTCAACCTGAGCAGCGACAAAGACACCATCAGCACCACACATCAGAACCTGACTGCTATCCTTAACCTGGAGCGCGAGATAATGAGCCTGGCAGCTGAAACCGGCGATGAAGGAACTATAAGCCTGCTGAGCGAAGACATAAACGAGAACGAAAAAACACTCTGGATGCTGAACGCTTTCCTGAGCTAA
- a CDS encoding cell division protein ZapA, whose protein sequence is MSELSIKIRIAEREYPMRVKEEEEERLRIVGKLLNERLKFFKDQFGIQDKQDLLAMVAFETMVEKLKLEDEKNMHLSKVGQQLNVLDDLLSSAK, encoded by the coding sequence ATGAGTGAATTATCGATAAAGATTCGCATCGCAGAACGCGAGTATCCGATGCGGGTAAAGGAAGAAGAAGAAGAAAGGCTCCGTATTGTGGGCAAGTTGCTGAACGAGCGACTAAAGTTCTTTAAAGATCAGTTCGGGATCCAGGATAAGCAGGACTTATTGGCTATGGTTGCTTTTGAAACTATGGTGGAGAAACTGAAACTGGAAGATGAAAAGAACATGCATCTTTCTAAAGTAGGCCAGCAGCTTAATGTGCTGGATGATCTTCTGTCGTCGGCAAAGTAG
- the pheT gene encoding phenylalanine--tRNA ligase subunit beta: MLISLDWLKQLIHIDKNAEEVGALLTGAGLEVEGIHRLEAVKGGLEGIVIGEVLTCERHPDADKLSLTTVDIGTGEPSQIVCGAPNVAAGQKVVVATVNSTLYPTGGEPFKIKKSKIRGAVSEGMICAEDEIGIGTSHAGIMVLDTDLPNGTPAAEYFGLNPDEVFEIGLTPNRADAASHYGVARDLQALLKTPATLPDVSAFKVENTNRTIAVEVENTEACPRYAGVTITGVKVGPSPEWLQKKLRAIDLSPINNIVDITNYVLHELGQPLHAFDADQIKGDKIIVKTVAEGTPFVTLDDVERKMKANDLMICNTEEPMAIAGVFGGKKSGVSEATTTIFIESAYFSSDYVRRTGMVHGLKTDASFRFERGTDPNMVITALKRAALLMQEIAGGVISSDIVDVYPNPIQNTELSLSIERAHQLIGQHIGTERIKTILTDLGIQVKGESETHLELSVPPFKVDVKREADVVEEILRIYGFNNIEVSEHMGTTYMASFSKPYPEDVTDGIMDYIADQGFYEIITNSITNSNYYKPAGDAEVAGLVKVLNYNSEDLDVLRKSMVFSGLEVLRRNINRRQRDLKLFELGKVYQRLEDGTTKESRRLALYMAGNLSAESWKQPGAKVAFHDLAAIVQNVLRKLNASDYETQPLQPNPYMKQGVAYVKNGTIVAEIGPIDAGVAKFMEVKEQVWYAELNWDYLLKKYKANLVGEELPKFPEVRRDLSLVLDKNVTFDQVKHIAFRTERKLLQDVNVFDVYEGDKIEQGKKAYAISFSLLDKQQTLTDKVIDSTMTRLMQQFEKQLGAFIRK; this comes from the coding sequence ATGCTGATCTCACTCGACTGGTTAAAACAGCTGATTCATATAGATAAGAACGCGGAAGAAGTAGGTGCTTTACTGACAGGCGCAGGCCTGGAAGTGGAAGGAATTCACAGGCTGGAGGCTGTAAAAGGTGGTCTGGAGGGCATTGTGATAGGGGAAGTACTTACCTGTGAGCGCCATCCGGATGCTGACAAACTAAGCCTGACGACGGTAGATATCGGAACAGGTGAGCCGAGCCAGATCGTGTGTGGTGCGCCCAACGTAGCTGCCGGCCAGAAAGTGGTAGTAGCCACTGTAAACAGCACACTTTACCCGACAGGTGGCGAACCGTTCAAGATCAAAAAGTCTAAAATACGTGGGGCTGTTTCAGAAGGAATGATCTGTGCGGAAGATGAGATCGGTATTGGTACATCGCATGCCGGCATTATGGTACTGGATACCGACCTGCCAAACGGAACACCTGCTGCGGAATATTTCGGACTGAACCCGGATGAAGTGTTTGAAATTGGTTTAACACCAAACCGTGCCGACGCAGCATCGCATTACGGTGTAGCCCGCGACCTGCAGGCTTTGCTTAAAACGCCTGCTACCTTGCCTGATGTTTCGGCTTTTAAAGTTGAAAATACCAATAGAACTATAGCTGTAGAAGTTGAGAACACGGAAGCCTGCCCGCGCTACGCCGGTGTAACGATAACAGGTGTAAAAGTGGGCCCGTCGCCGGAGTGGTTGCAGAAAAAACTGCGTGCTATCGATCTTTCACCTATCAACAACATCGTTGATATTACGAACTATGTGCTACATGAGCTGGGCCAGCCGCTGCACGCATTCGATGCCGACCAAATAAAAGGTGATAAGATTATTGTGAAAACCGTGGCAGAAGGTACGCCTTTCGTGACCCTGGATGATGTGGAGCGCAAAATGAAGGCCAACGACCTGATGATCTGCAACACCGAAGAGCCAATGGCGATTGCCGGCGTGTTTGGCGGTAAGAAATCAGGTGTATCGGAAGCTACTACAACTATATTTATAGAGAGCGCTTACTTTTCGTCGGATTACGTTCGCCGCACAGGTATGGTGCATGGTTTAAAGACCGATGCATCGTTCCGTTTCGAGCGTGGCACAGACCCGAATATGGTAATTACTGCCCTGAAACGCGCGGCTTTACTGATGCAGGAAATTGCCGGTGGCGTTATCTCCTCTGATATTGTAGATGTTTATCCAAACCCAATTCAGAACACCGAGCTTAGCCTGAGTATCGAGCGTGCGCACCAACTTATTGGGCAGCACATCGGTACAGAGCGCATCAAAACGATACTTACAGATCTGGGCATCCAAGTTAAAGGTGAATCTGAAACGCACCTGGAGCTGTCTGTCCCGCCATTTAAAGTGGATGTGAAGCGCGAAGCCGATGTGGTGGAAGAGATTCTGCGCATTTACGGCTTCAACAACATTGAGGTGAGCGAGCACATGGGCACTACGTACATGGCCAGCTTCTCCAAGCCTTACCCGGAAGATGTGACCGATGGCATCATGGATTACATCGCCGATCAGGGCTTTTATGAGATCATCACTAACTCTATTACTAACTCGAACTACTACAAACCGGCCGGCGATGCGGAAGTAGCAGGCTTGGTGAAGGTGCTGAACTATAATTCCGAAGACCTGGACGTGCTGCGCAAGAGCATGGTGTTTTCGGGGCTGGAAGTGCTGCGCCGCAACATTAACCGCCGCCAGCGCGACCTGAAATTGTTTGAGCTAGGCAAAGTTTACCAGCGACTGGAAGACGGCACAACCAAAGAAAGCCGTCGTTTGGCGCTGTACATGGCCGGCAACCTGTCTGCCGAAAGCTGGAAACAGCCGGGTGCAAAAGTTGCCTTCCATGATTTGGCCGCCATAGTGCAAAACGTACTTCGCAAGCTAAATGCTTCTGATTATGAAACACAGCCATTGCAGCCGAATCCTTATATGAAACAGGGCGTGGCCTATGTGAAAAACGGAACTATAGTTGCCGAGATCGGGCCGATTGATGCAGGTGTAGCGAAGTTTATGGAAGTGAAGGAGCAGGTTTGGTACGCCGAACTGAACTGGGACTACCTGCTGAAGAAGTATAAAGCCAACCTGGTAGGTGAAGAGTTGCCGAAATTCCCGGAAGTGCGACGCGACCTGTCGCTTGTTCTCGATAAGAATGTTACCTTTGACCAGGTGAAGCACATTGCCTTCAGGACGGAGCGTAAGCTGCTGCAGGATGTGAACGTGTTTGATGTGTACGAAGGCGACAAGATTGAGCAGGGAAAGAAGGCTTACGCTATCAGCTTTAGCTTACTTGATAAACAGCAGACATTGACTGATAAAGTAATTGACTCCACGATGACACGTTTGATGCAGCAGTTTGAGAAACAGTTAGGAGCTTTTATCCGGAAATAA
- a CDS encoding peroxiredoxin: protein MTQNRILSVGSTFPAFTKQAVVSLEKGKEFADITSEDHKSNDQWMVMFWWPKDFTFVCPTEIAEFNKNYDEFRDRDAQLIGASTDSEFVHLAWRQHHEDLNKLRFPMLADTSKSLAEELGILEANEKVAYRVTYIVDPQGIIRWVSLNDLSVGRNVAEVLRVLDALQTDELCPCNWKKGEETIAA, encoded by the coding sequence ATGACACAAAACAGAATATTATCTGTAGGATCTACTTTCCCGGCTTTCACAAAACAGGCTGTGGTATCATTAGAAAAAGGAAAAGAGTTTGCTGACATCACCAGTGAAGACCACAAAAGCAACGACCAGTGGATGGTGATGTTCTGGTGGCCAAAAGACTTTACGTTTGTTTGCCCTACCGAAATAGCTGAATTCAACAAAAACTACGACGAGTTCCGTGACCGTGATGCTCAGCTGATTGGTGCCTCAACCGACTCAGAATTTGTACACCTGGCCTGGCGCCAGCACCACGAAGACCTGAACAAACTGCGCTTCCCGATGCTTGCTGATACATCTAAATCATTGGCTGAGGAGCTTGGTATTTTGGAAGCAAATGAAAAAGTAGCGTATCGTGTTACCTACATCGTGGACCCACAGGGCATTATCCGTTGGGTAAGCTTAAACGACCTGAGCGTGGGCCGTAACGTGGCCGAAGTACTGCGTGTGCTGGATGCCCTGCAAACCGACGAGCTGTGCCCATGCAACTGGAAAAAAGGCGAAGAAACCATCGCTGCTTAA